One region of Armigeres subalbatus isolate Guangzhou_Male chromosome 3, GZ_Asu_2, whole genome shotgun sequence genomic DNA includes:
- the LOC134219519 gene encoding putative odorant receptor 85d: MNDLVKFESFIRVPEIFFDMIGIARYGEDRNTWKARFKQAFFWSSYTNTIFCLIIEHVYFIKAAGKFTNFLELTALAPCIGFTALSIVKIMTIKLNEAKWNEILDRLCELFPRSQHDQDRYRTYQYNLESQMVMKSFSILYMILIWIFNLLPLLSMLVNYIWKGVLEKELPYFMWYWYDWHKKGYYEITFFHQNWGAFDSAVFNLSTDLLFCAIILLICLQFDILAYRLRHAKGDYEELVQCVKLHQTVIELCNKLEGIFSPSILVNFVGSSVIICLVGFQATSKISAFDLFKFILFLISSLVQVFLLCYYGNKLIEASSQIGYCAFEGNWYMADKRYRQSLLFVMARAGKWQKLTAMKFSVVSLASYSTILSTSFSYFTLLKTIYDPSQK, encoded by the exons ATGAACGATTTGGTCAAGTTTGAGTCTTTTATCCGGGTGCCGGAAATATTCTTCGACATGATCGGAATCGCACGGTACGGTGAAGATCGGAACACGTGGAAGGCGCGGTTCAAACAGGCATTCTTCTGGAGCTCGTACACCAATACAATTTTCTGCCTAATAATCGAGCATGTCTACTTTATAAAAGCGGCGGGAAAGTTTACGAACTTTCTGGAGCTGACAGCGTTGGCACCGTGCATTGGCTTTACAGCGCTATCGATTGTTAAAATCATGACGATCAAGTTGAACGAAGCCAAGTGGAACGAAATCCTAGATCGATTATGCGAACTTTTTCCGAGAAGTCAACACGATCAGGACCGCTATCGGACCTATCAGTACAATCTTGAGTCTCAAATGGTGATGAAGTCTTTTTCGATTTTATACATGATTTTGATCTGGATATTCAATTTGCTACCGCTGCTGTCGATGTTGGTGAACTATATATGGAAAGGGGTTCTGGAGAAGGAACTACCCTACTTCATGTGGTATTGGTACGATTGGCACAAGAAAGGTTACTATGAAATAACTTTTTTCCACCAGAACTGGGGAGCGTTCGACTCAGCTGTATTCAACCTTAGTACGGATTTGCTGTTCTGTGCTATTATTCTACTGATTTGCCTTCAGTTCGATATACTGGCTTACAGACTGAGACATGCCAAGGGAGATTATGAGGAACTGGTCCAATGCGTTAAGCTGCACCAAACCGTAATCGAATTGTGTAATAAGTTGGAAGGAATTTTCTCTCCTTCGATTTTGGTTAATTTTGTTGGAAGTTCGGTTATCATCTGTCTTGTTGGATTTCAAGCCACATCCAAAATCAGTGCATTCGATTTATTCAAGTTCATTTTATTCCTCATCTCGTCACTAGTTCAAGTTTTTCTTCTATGCTACTATGGAAACAAATTGATCGAGGCG AGTTCGCAAATTGGGTACTGCGCTTTCGAAGGCAATTGGTATATGGCGGATAAGCGGTATCGACAGTCATTACTCTTCGTGATGGCGAGGGCTGGAAAGTGGCAAAAGTTGACTGCCATGAAATTCTCCGTCGTTTCATTGGCAAGCTACTCAACG ATCCTCAGCACATCGTTTTCATATTTTACACTCCTTAAAACGATTTACGATCCCAGTCAGAAGTGA